The Struthio camelus isolate bStrCam1 chromosome 5, bStrCam1.hap1, whole genome shotgun sequence genome has a segment encoding these proteins:
- the RIC3 gene encoding protein RIC-3 isoform X1 — MAYSTLRKVAAVSCLVLCVSLLLPRSFLSRGGGRQEPGAAPLAAPAPPEGKLGRFPPMMHYQVTPDSRAAPHFPRSHLAEAVAKAKAGGGGSSGGTGRGLVGQIIPIYGFGIFLYILYILFKLSSKGKTAAGERKCPPAVPGNMKRKITDYELTQLQEKLRETEEAMEKLISRVGPNCDSTTQNVTTDQEKRLLQQLREITRVMKEGKFVDGISPEKEAEEAPYMEDWEGYPEETYPVYDNSDCFKHKLDTILVDYPDPNQPSAEELAERMEGMEDEDYLCKETLLSNLTTGSGSHDIMQKKNEVTGIRDQGRDLHGSLAFEERCYCCEEDDDPAVAAENAGFHSESCSEAEEPAREELSVESDNENAALKEQKASDSDETGTLRKRNTKGLE; from the exons atggcgTACTCGACCCTCCGGAAGGTGGCGGCGGTCTCCTGCCTGGTGCTCTgcgtctccctcctgctgccgCGGAGCTTCTTGtctcggggcggcgggaggcaggagcccggggctgcgccgctcgcagcgcccgcgccgcccgagG ggaaGCTTGGTCGATTTCCACCAATGATGCATTACCAAGTGACGCCCGACAGCCGAGCTGCCCCTCATTTTCCAAGGTCCCaccttgctgaagcagttgccaaagccaagGCAGGTGGAGGTGGAAGCAGTGGCGGAACTGGGAGAGGTCTTGTGGGGCAGATTATCCCTATTTATGGATTTGGCATCTTCTTATATATTCTATACATTTTGTTTAAG CTATCTTCTAAGGGGAAAACTGCAGCTGGGGAGCGGAAATGTCCTCCTGCTGTACCTGGAAACATGAAGAGGAAAATCA ctgACTATGAGCTCACCCAACTCCAAGAAAAACTGAGAGAGACTGAAGAAGCTATGGAAAAACTGATCAGCAGAGTAGGGCCTAATTGTGACAG TACAACTCAAAATGTTACAACAGACCAGGAGAAGAGGTTACTTCAGCAACTCCGAGAGATTACTAGGGttatgaaagaaggaaaattcGTAGATGGCATCTCTCCTGAGAAGGAAGCTGAAGAAGCTCCCTACATGGAGGACTGGGAAG GTTATCCAGAAGAGACCTATCCTGTCTATGATAATTCTGATTGCTTCAAGCATAAACTGGACACAATCCTTGTAGATTATCCTGACCCAAACCAGCCCTCAGCGGAAGAGCTAGCAGAAAGAATGGAGGGCATGGAAGATGAGGATTATCTGTGCAAGGAAACCCTGCTATCTAATCTCACCACGGGGAGTGGCAGCCATGATATAATGCAGAAGAAGAATGAGGTAACTGGCATCAGAGACCAGGGCAGGGACCTTCATGGCAGCCTGGCCTTTGAGGAGCGCTGTTACTGTTGTGAGGAGGATGACGATCCTGCTGTCGCAGCAGAGAATGCTGGATTCCACTCTGAGAGCTGCAGTGAAGCAGAAGAGCCAGCCAGAGAGGAGCTGTCCGTAGAATCCGACAATGAAAATGCAGCACTGAAAGAGCAAAAAGCCAGTGATTCGGATGAAACAGGCACACTGAGGAAGCGCAACACAAAAGGACTTGAGTAA
- the RIC3 gene encoding protein RIC-3 isoform X2, giving the protein MMHYQVTPDSRAAPHFPRSHLAEAVAKAKAGGGGSSGGTGRGLVGQIIPIYGFGIFLYILYILFKLSSKGKTAAGERKCPPAVPGNMKRKITDYELTQLQEKLRETEEAMEKLISRVGPNCDSTTQNVTTDQEKRLLQQLREITRVMKEGKFVDGISPEKEAEEAPYMEDWEGYPEETYPVYDNSDCFKHKLDTILVDYPDPNQPSAEELAERMEGMEDEDYLCKETLLSNLTTGSGSHDIMQKKNEVTGIRDQGRDLHGSLAFEERCYCCEEDDDPAVAAENAGFHSESCSEAEEPAREELSVESDNENAALKEQKASDSDETGTLRKRNTKGLE; this is encoded by the exons ATGATGCATTACCAAGTGACGCCCGACAGCCGAGCTGCCCCTCATTTTCCAAGGTCCCaccttgctgaagcagttgccaaagccaagGCAGGTGGAGGTGGAAGCAGTGGCGGAACTGGGAGAGGTCTTGTGGGGCAGATTATCCCTATTTATGGATTTGGCATCTTCTTATATATTCTATACATTTTGTTTAAG CTATCTTCTAAGGGGAAAACTGCAGCTGGGGAGCGGAAATGTCCTCCTGCTGTACCTGGAAACATGAAGAGGAAAATCA ctgACTATGAGCTCACCCAACTCCAAGAAAAACTGAGAGAGACTGAAGAAGCTATGGAAAAACTGATCAGCAGAGTAGGGCCTAATTGTGACAG TACAACTCAAAATGTTACAACAGACCAGGAGAAGAGGTTACTTCAGCAACTCCGAGAGATTACTAGGGttatgaaagaaggaaaattcGTAGATGGCATCTCTCCTGAGAAGGAAGCTGAAGAAGCTCCCTACATGGAGGACTGGGAAG GTTATCCAGAAGAGACCTATCCTGTCTATGATAATTCTGATTGCTTCAAGCATAAACTGGACACAATCCTTGTAGATTATCCTGACCCAAACCAGCCCTCAGCGGAAGAGCTAGCAGAAAGAATGGAGGGCATGGAAGATGAGGATTATCTGTGCAAGGAAACCCTGCTATCTAATCTCACCACGGGGAGTGGCAGCCATGATATAATGCAGAAGAAGAATGAGGTAACTGGCATCAGAGACCAGGGCAGGGACCTTCATGGCAGCCTGGCCTTTGAGGAGCGCTGTTACTGTTGTGAGGAGGATGACGATCCTGCTGTCGCAGCAGAGAATGCTGGATTCCACTCTGAGAGCTGCAGTGAAGCAGAAGAGCCAGCCAGAGAGGAGCTGTCCGTAGAATCCGACAATGAAAATGCAGCACTGAAAGAGCAAAAAGCCAGTGATTCGGATGAAACAGGCACACTGAGGAAGCGCAACACAAAAGGACTTGAGTAA